GGGGTGTACCTGGGCCGGGGGGTCTTCGCCCACGCCAGCAGCTACGGGAGCCGGGTGGTCATCGAGAGCCTCGAGGCCCCCTTTTACCAGAAGGCCTACCGGGGGGCCCGGAGGCCCCCCCTCCCCGAGGCAACCCGCTAAGGCCAGGAAGGCTTCCGCCCCCGGGCCTTTTCCAGGGCCTCCCAAAGGGCCTCCCCCGGGGCGCCTTCCCCGCGGAAGGCCTCGGTTTCCCGTTCCACCCAGGCCTCCCCCTTTCGGAAGAGCACCCCCCGGGCCTCCGCCAAGGCCTCCCCGATGAGGGCCCCCAGGGAGTAGGCCCGGGCCCCTTGGGGCAGGTCGGGGTCCAGGCCCTGGCGCACCAGGGCGCGGCCGTAGGGGGCCTCCCGCTCGGCCATGGTCCCTCCCTGGGCGAAGTAGCGCCGGAGGACCCGGCCCCAGTCCCCCACCCGGCTGTAGGGGGCCATGGCCCCGTAGGCGGCCTCGAGGTCCTCCGAGGTATAGGGGCGGTAGCGGTTCTCGTGGACCACCAGGGCCCGGGGGAGCCTGGGCCTGGGGGGGCCCTCCTCGTCGGGCACGCCCACCGCCAGCCCCACCGCGGGGAGGACCCCCGGGGGAAGGGCGAGAAGGTCCACCAGGGCCTCCACCCCACCCAGCACCCCCCCGATGAAGCAAACCCCATACCCCAGGCTCTCCGCGGTAAGGGCCAGGTAGGCGGCGGCCAGGGCCGCGTCCATGAGGGCGAAGTGGAGGGCGGTGCGGGGCCAGAAGGCCATGGCCTCGCCCCGGTGGGCGAGGAGCCGCTCCAGCCGGTGAATGTCCGCCAGGAAAACGAAAAACTCCGCCGCTTGGCGGATGTGCTCCTGCTCCCCGGAAAGCCGGGCCACCTCCCTTCGCAGCTCGGGGTCCGTGATTCGGATAACGGAGTAGAGCTGGGCGCTGGCGTCCGTGGGGGCGCGCTGCAGGGCAAAGAGGAGCTTCTCCAGGTCCTCTTCAGGGAGGGGCACCGGCTTGAACCGGCGCACGCTCCGCCTGCGCTTCAGGGCTTCCAACACCTCCACGCCCCCTAGCTTACGCCGAGGTGGGCCAGGTAGGCCCGCACCAGGGCCTCCCCATAGAAGAAGGCCACCACCCCCCCCAGGGCCAGGTGGGGCCCGAAGGGAAGGGTGCGCTTCCTAAGGAGAAGGCCAAAGAGGGCCCCGGAAAAGACCCCAAGGAACAGGGCGAGGAGGGCGTAGGGCCCAAGCCAGGCCCCCAGGGCCCCCATGAGCTTCACGTCCCCGTAGCCCATGGCGATGGGCTCTTCTTCCCCTTCCGTTTCCCCGGGACCCCCCCTAAAGGCCCAGTAGAGCCCCCCCGCCAGGGCCAGCCCCCCGGCGGCGATGAGCCCCCCCTTCAGGGCGGCCAGGGCGGCAAGCCCCTCCCACCCTTCTCCCCAGAGGTTCCCCAGGGGCGGGAAGAGAAGGGGGGCCAGGGGGATCAAGGGGAAAAGGGGAAGGGTAAGCCGGTCGGGGAGGACCACCGGCCTCCCGGTGCGGGCGGAAAGAGCCCAGGAGAGGAAGGCCAAGGCCATCCCCACCCCCGGGCCCAAGAGGGCCCCCAAGAGGGCCGCCATGTGCACCTGGTGGGGCCCTACGGGCACCTCCGGCCTCCCCTCCCCAAAGCGCCTCAGGAAAAAGGCCCCGTACCCCGCGATGAGGGCCATAAGGCCCGCGGAGAGAAGCGCCCCGTCCAGGGCCCCAAGGTTAGCCCCTTCGGGCTGAAAGGGAAGGGGAAAGCGGAAGGCCCAGGCCCCCACGAGGCCCAGGAGGAGAAGGCCGTAGGTCAGAGGGTCGGGGAGCTCGTAGGTGTCCAGGTCTATGAAGGCCAGGGCCACCAGGAAGGACAGGAACAGGAAGGTGAAGAGGGCCTCGAGGCTGGGAGGAAAGCGGAGGGCGGTGAGGAGGAAAAGCCCCCCGGTGAGCCCCTCCACCAGGGGGTAGCGGGGGGAGATGGGCCCCTGGCAGTAGCGGCACCGCCCCCTCAAGGCGAGGTAGGAGAAGACGGGAAGGAGGTCCAGGGGGGAAAGCGTACGCCTGCAATGGGGGCAGCGGCTCCGCCCGCCCAAGGTCTCCCCTTTGGGAAGGCGGTGGATCACCACATTGAGGAAGGAACCCACGGCAAGGCCCAGGAGGAAGGCCAAAAGGGGCCACATGGGGGCCATTTTACGGGAAGGGGTCCGCCTCCCCTACCTGTGACGGATTTTCACATTTAGGTGCTAAACAGTCATATAATGTCCCCATGGCCCTGTGGTTTGAAGAGAGCCAGGAAGAGCGGCAGGTGCTCGGGCCTTTCCGCGAGTTCTTGAAGGCCGAGGTGGCAGAAGGGGCGGCGGAGCGGGACCGCACGGGGGCCTTCCCCTGGGAGCTGGTGCGGAAGCTTTCCGAGTTCGGGGTCTTCGGGGCCA
The sequence above is drawn from the Thermus oshimai DSM 12092 genome and encodes:
- a CDS encoding nitroreductase family protein, which translates into the protein MEVLEALKRRRSVRRFKPVPLPEEDLEKLLFALQRAPTDASAQLYSVIRITDPELRREVARLSGEQEHIRQAAEFFVFLADIHRLERLLAHRGEAMAFWPRTALHFALMDAALAAAYLALTAESLGYGVCFIGGVLGGVEALVDLLALPPGVLPAVGLAVGVPDEEGPPRPRLPRALVVHENRYRPYTSEDLEAAYGAMAPYSRVGDWGRVLRRYFAQGGTMAEREAPYGRALVRQGLDPDLPQGARAYSLGALIGEALAEARGVLFRKGEAWVERETEAFRGEGAPGEALWEALEKARGRKPSWP
- a CDS encoding prepilin peptidase is translated as MWPLLAFLLGLAVGSFLNVVIHRLPKGETLGGRSRCPHCRRTLSPLDLLPVFSYLALRGRCRYCQGPISPRYPLVEGLTGGLFLLTALRFPPSLEALFTFLFLSFLVALAFIDLDTYELPDPLTYGLLLLGLVGAWAFRFPLPFQPEGANLGALDGALLSAGLMALIAGYGAFFLRRFGEGRPEVPVGPHQVHMAALLGALLGPGVGMALAFLSWALSARTGRPVVLPDRLTLPLFPLIPLAPLLFPPLGNLWGEGWEGLAALAALKGGLIAAGGLALAGGLYWAFRGGPGETEGEEEPIAMGYGDVKLMGALGAWLGPYALLALFLGVFSGALFGLLLRKRTLPFGPHLALGGVVAFFYGEALVRAYLAHLGVS